The segment aagagactgacttcggtcagcttgcggctttgataagccaatgatggcttcttcgcgagttcctgcttgcaggaggatctggaatgcatgcatacatacttTCAATGACACAATCATTAGACAAAGGAATCTTTAAACCATTCGATGGATAAGAGAAAAGTCAACGCAAGAAAAGAGGTAGTTaaaagatgcaactttcacTTCATCATCAGCGTAAATCGTCACGAAATTGATAGTTCTTAAACTCAATTTTAggtaatatttgctttttaaatttctaattCCATACACATTATTGCGTCACCCTTCTAACCGCCCCCTTTCCCCTTTTCAGACAAATATTGAGTTTGAGAACATTTATCATTCATTCATGGAGTGACACTGAATTTAACACTAACCATTATCTAGGGGTAGCGACCGTAGCCAATTTGGGCAGGGGACAATTATGTCAATTGGCATTCTTTTATGTCGCATTTTTACAGAAGAAAAATAAGCTCGTATAGGAAAGACAAGGACCccggtgggggagggggacggcggggggggggggacgcgAAGAGGAGGCTTCTCTTggattgtatatatttatattatttctacCCATCAATTATGTGTAGGAATAGGAGACGGGGAggtatgaagaataaaaaaacacTACAATAACGTTGGTTAATTCTTGCTTTCCAAGTTCCTGAATCCAGTTGTTACTTAAGGCTAGTTCATTCTCGTCCAGCTTCTCACAACTGTGTTCAATTAACACGAGGTTATTTCTTCCAAATtatcttttttgtctttttcttctcctttttggTGACGGGGAATGTTGTTCTATTTGGAGTATTTTAGTTTTTAAGTTCATTCTGTTCCTACTATTattgtcctccccccccccccccccattaattCAATAACGTCGTAGAATGCCTCTCACACTCATGGGGAAACACGTAGAACTTTTAAATTCGATATAGTTGAACGTCTATCCTAAACATATAAGTTGAACCATGGAGGTCAAAACAGAACAGGGTTGTACGCTGCCATGCATTCTTTCTTGACTTAATGGATTTTTATAACTGTGCGCTCATCCGGAAAACTTCTTTGCTGACTCGATCAGTTGTTTTGTTTAATACATGCTATAGATATACCGTACCAAAAGTCTGtaatattttgaatatatggAACAAACAGTCATAACAGAATATTGTAAACACCTGTTTAATGTCACACgatgttttgaaaattttaGTGGTGTtcatgacttttttttatattctgatATGAGGGGTAAAAGCCTTTCTTAAAACGTGATCACCGTTTCTTCCCTGTCATCGACTTACATCGACAGAAATCGTAAGATGGATAggtaatgtttaaatatttcacagtttATACAACACGTTCTGTTGTGTCGTGATTAAAAAACCTATACAGCTCTTTTAGTTTGGCTCAAATTCATTGAGGTAACTAGTAGGCCTAACTATACACTTCATTTGTAGCCTACCGTATATACCTTGTAGGACTATAACCCAGTCTAACTTCCAATCACGGGGAGAATTACCTGTTGTAGAAAGTCTATATTCATCATATTTTGAGAGGATCGAATTCATTCTGCCTAGCCTACTATTAGTATCTTGGCTGCAATCCGTTATCATGATTAAGGATTGTTTCTTCCTGAACGCCTTGTTCTTGTTAAACTATAAGTTAATAGCAACATGACTAAACTAACAGCATTAGGCCTAACCAACTATTTCAATCTCTTTATATATGTTACAGTACATCCGTCTCCAACGATAGGATCACTTTGGATTATCCACCACCGTCGTCATCTTCGACGTCGTCGTCTCAGTACATGATAGACGACTTTCCTATTCAAAAAGTCTTCATCGCGATTCTCATCTGCGTGATCGCTGTCGTAGGCGTCGTCGGTAACGTCCTTTTGGTGTTCGCCCTCTTTCTTTGTCGTCAACTACGATCGGCAACTAATACATTCATCGCCAGCCTTGCTGTCTGCAACTTCATAACATGTGTCACCTCCCCGTTTCACGTTTCGACGATTTTGCGTAAATTCCCGCCAAAACAAAACGGTTGCGTTTTTATGGCGATAACTGTCATATCGACTCAAATTATCAGTCTTTTGACGTTAACATTGATCGCTGTCAACCGGGTCCTTCTGATTCGTGGTCAAAGAATCACCTATGATAAGATTTATACCAACAGATATGTCTTTATCATGATTGCAGTGTCGTGGATTCTTCCGGTCTTGCTCTTGATTTTAGCATCTTCCGTAGGATTTGCAACTCTGGGATTtaacaataaatacaaaatttgcGTTGTCGATTCTAGCAAATCGGGAATTGCTAGTCTAGTCGCCGGAATTGTGGTAGGGATTCCTTGCTTTCTGATCATCTTCGTCAGCTATGCGCTCGTTTTTGTATTTATACGAAAAAGACATATGCACATGAGGAGCGCAATGCAGGCTCAAAATTTTACAAGAAATCCAGCAAACTTGTATAAAGCACGGAGACCAAGTGATAATGAACTGACTAGGGTTGGTTCTATTAGAGGCAGTCTTAACAGATCGAATTCATTACATTCAGCTGAGCCGAATCGTTCTTATCCTTTAAGGTCCATTTCGGCGTGCGTAAGTTTCCGAAGTGCACGAGCTGGAGCTGTAGTGAGACAGAAATCTAACACGGAACGAATGATATCCATCCGCCAAAACAAAGTAACCCGtaatttgtttgttattgtcTGTGTTTTTGTGGTTTGTCTATTACCATTTTTGATTGCTATTATTCATCCCGATGCAAACGCTGTTATACCTTGGTTTGCGATTCTCTTATTTTTAAATAGCGCCACGAATCCTATCATCCACGGCTTTCTTCATCCACAATTAAGGGTGGTGTTCCGTAAAATACTCACCTGCCGAGTTAACACCATTCCTGAAATATTCAGTTTGTTCAATGCTTCTCATACCTAAGGCAGTAACATATGTCTTAAAATGATAGGAATTATCTCTCAAGGTgatgtaaaaaagaaagaaaaagaggggggggggttggtgaaGCAGTGACTTTGAGAGATGTTGAAATTTACTAAACTTAATTTATATCGTTCTGCCTTTGCCTGCCTTGAAACATTTAACAAGTTGTCTaccatttgtcaaatttatgtACCTATTCTTGATGATTGTATGACGGAATCAGAAGTTGGAGAAAAATAGAGGGCGTCTGACATTAATTGCTTGGCTGGGTTCATTGTGTAGCCCCATTAATAGAAGATTCGTTTCATTTTAGATACTCTCCAATAAGCCCCTATCTAGTCGTGGTGTTATCATTGACTGTGCTCCGAATATTCCTCCAAAATGTAAGGTCGCTGCCAAGTATTGCTTAcaaaggtcccagggggacttCCATCGCATTGTTATAATACGaacgcaggattctgcgtcTGGGGACGCAATCTTTAAGCCAGGGACGCCAAaccttcaaattgcttgcgtcACAATTTCTTTTGTTGAGGAAACAAACCCCAggtacacacactcacaactaaGCCTAAATAAAGCATAACAAACACTTTTTGgaatgaatatctttctttctttcatttcaataaaCCACAACTTCTCAAAGGAACCAAAATTTTTTCCAATCCTATGTACAGATAATTGaatattgtttgaaaacaaGTAAATcaataacaatcaaccgcaagttaCAGAGTTAACAACACTTCCATTACAAAGACTTTCATGCTGAAAGAAGTCAATGATGCGTTACCAAATTTCCAGTGATTTGATTAAAAGCCCTACCcttaccattgtctgcaaacattcttgcatctatAGTGCTCAATCAACACGAAGTTGTTGTTTGAATGCAACTGCTTGTAACGTTACTGTCCCCTGTGGCCCTGTGTAGAGAAAGCGAAGTTTGTACTATAGGCTATCATAATaagtgtgcactcaaatatcatgttGTAGTTGAATTGTTTACTAAGAATAATACTTATATTTGAATCATTCTTTTGATCACAAATGTTATAAGTTGAGAGAGTTTTATGAATTTTGTGAGAAGCTATCATCTCTAATACTGAAAAGTATTATCTCACAGTAGGCATATGTTTTGTTCTCTCCGCATGGAGAGTTGCTAGAGTAAAATGTGCATTTCAAACCACAGTAATATCTTCATCGCAAGCATGCAAACATTTTCGCGGTCCCTTGGACCACGTGCTTCAGTTAATCATACGTGTGAATGTAAACTACAGACTTCATACTTCGTCAAATGTAGCCATTGGCGCTTGAGTTtttaatcgacattgcgtaaaaagtGATTTACATTCTGTAATAGGAAAGTGGTCGAAATTGGCTGGAGTTGGGCGGTGTTTGGGGAAAAGGAAAAGTTTAAAACGTAAGAATAAActtacatctatatatatatatatatatatatatatatatatatatatatatatatatatatatatatatatataaatgaaaatcgtaatgagttggaaaatcaagaacagtgaaaaaactttcagcctccaccgggatatatatatatatatatatatatatatatatatatatatatatatatatatatatatatatatatatgtatatatatatatatatgtatatatatatatatatatatgtatatgtatatatatatatatatatatatatatatatatatatatatatatatatatatatatgtatatatatatatatatatatatatatatatatatatatatatatatatatatatatatgagtagggcaaaatatgtcactctctagagtagggcaaaatatgtcaccaaaaacagaactagtattgttcgatataggtgacaaacgcctacagtggaattacgatcttccttaccggtttcgaacctctggacatacaatcagcgtccatagcctagtggttagggtgtccgcgtacagagcgggaggcccgtggttcgaatcccggtggaggctgaaagttttttcactgttcttgattttccaactcattacgattttcatttatatatattcatttgcctttgtcgtttacttccattgcattaacaaaaagtctgttcaaagtatctctttcgagatccggctttaggaatcacaaatgattttcgagttggatagcatcatgtttgatctctagagtagggcaaaatatgtcaccaaaaacagaactagtattgttcgatataggtgacaaacgcctacagtggaattacgatcttccttaccggtttcgaacctctggacatacaatcagcgtccatagcctagtggttagggtgtccgcgtacagagcgggaggcccgtggttcgaatcccggtggaggctgaaagttttttcactgttcttgattttccaactcattacgattttcatttatatatattcatttgcctttgtcgtttacttccattgcattaacaaaaagtctgttcaaagtatctctttcgagatccggctttaggaatcacaaatgattttcgagttggatagcatcatgtttgatctctagagtagggcaaaatatgtcaccaaaaacagaactagtattgttcgatataggtgacaaacgcctacagtggaattacgatcttccttaccggtttcgaacctctggacatacaatcagcgtccatagcctagtggttagggtgtccgcgtacagagcgggaggcccgtggttcgaatcccggtggaggctgaaagttttttcactgttcttgattttccaactcattacgattttcatttatatatattcatttgcctttgtcgtttacttccattgcattaacaaaaagtctgttcaaagtatctctttcgagatccggctttaggaatcacaaatgattttcgagttggatagcatcatgtttgatctctagagtagggcaaaatatgtcaccaaaaacagaactagtattgttcgatataggtgacaaacgcctacagtggaattacgatcttccttaccggtttcgaacctctggacatacaatcagcgtccatagcctagtggttagggtgtccgcgtacagagcgggaggcccgtggttcgaatcccggtggaggctgaaagttttttcactgttcttgattttccaactcattacgattttcatttatatatattcatttgcctttgtcgtttacttccattgcatatatatatatatatatatatatatatatatatatatatatatatatatatatatatatatatatatatatatatatatatatgatatacacctgtgggcgtttgtcacctgtatcgaaaaatgctagttctgttttggtgacgtATTTGCCTTGCTCTATAGAGATCAAGCATAAtgctaaagccggatctcgaaaaagatactttaaacagactTTTGTGTTTTGGTGACGTATTTGCCTTGTTCGAGAGATCAAACCTAAttctaaagccggatctcgaaaagatactttaaacagatttttgttaatgaaatggagccaaacgacaaaggcaaatgaatatatatacacatatatgtatatatatatatatatatatatatatatatatatatatatatatcgctttGGAGGATTTCTGGTGGGTTGACCTTAAATGGCTTCATTTGCGGTCAGTAGCAAGCTTACTCGACGCAACGAATTTACACCTGCATCTATGTGCTTTTCCAAAAAGAATGAATAATGaattaatatatgttaataaaTGAACGAGTCATAATGATAGAAATTGGATACTTTCTTGAACCAAATACTTTTCGATACctttacaaaatacaatatttctgCTTAAGAACTCAACCTCCCAAGAAGTTATTCTCAATGCTGATTAAGTCAATCCGTTTTTACCTTCAGTTTTAGAGATGTCATTCTACAGTTTAATATCAATCCCTTTGAGACTATTTTGATTGTTGAAGAATTAATTTTGGGTTAGTTTATTCACCTTCTCAGATCAATCCTACgcatttcaaaatatgtttaaaattttgtaatattttgattaatttaatGTTACCGTTTTGCGCATTGATCTtccatacataaatacaaaattcAATGTGCCATCATTGTTTACAAGCTTGCATTTGTGATGAGAACAGAAACGTTTCATATATTATTCTTAgcaaaattaagaaagaaaaccaaagacACAAAAAGACACAGCCACTCATTCGTT is part of the Apostichopus japonicus isolate 1M-3 chromosome 11, ASM3797524v1, whole genome shotgun sequence genome and harbors:
- the LOC139975889 gene encoding G-protein coupled receptor moody-like, which encodes MDSTSVSNDRITLDYPPPSSSSTSSSQYMIDDFPIQKVFIAILICVIAVVGVVGNVLLVFALFLCRQLRSATNTFIASLAVCNFITCVTSPFHVSTILRKFPPKQNGCVFMAITVISTQIISLLTLTLIAVNRVLLIRGQRITYDKIYTNRYVFIMIAVSWILPVLLLILASSVGFATLGFNNKYKICVVDSSKSGIASLVAGIVVGIPCFLIIFVSYALVFVFIRKRHMHMRSAMQAQNFTRNPANLYKARRPSDNELTRVGSIRGSLNRSNSLHSAEPNRSYPLRSISACVSFRSARAGAVVRQKSNTERMISIRQNKVTRNLFVIVCVFVVCLLPFLIAIIHPDANAVIPWFAILLFLNSATNPIIHGFLHPQLRVVFRKILTCRVNTIPEIFSLFNASHT